TAAATTGCTGAGTCCGGGCAGTTCGCTGGTTTCGATCGCGGCGTAATCACCGTTTTTCAGGTGGTAAAGCTTGAGGGTGCCGTCTTCCCAGAACCAGACTTCGGTGATGCCGAGGGCTTTGTCTCGATCGAGTTTGTCGATGTGGCCACTGGTGAAGACGATTTCGATCGCGAGGTCAGGAATGGGTTTGAGTTGACCGATACAGTAGGATTCATTGGCTTGGGCTGATGCTTCGCCTGCGCGTTCTTGGGTGACGGAGCCGGTGGGTGTAAAGTCGAGGTCGGTTTGAGTCAGGAAAAAGGTGCCAAGCATCCAGCTGATGATGCGAGAAAAGGTTTCGTGCAGTTGTCCTGGCATAAGAATCTCGATCGTGCCATCAAAGTAAAACAGGCGGACCCCTGGAGTTTTTTCGCAGCCCTGCCGAATTAGCTGAAATTGGGCCCACTCACCCTGAAGGGTTAGCAGCTGATCTGTGCTCTGTTGAATGGGGCGATCGGTGGCGACAGTCATAGAAAGAAGAATGCCTGCGGCTGTTTTATTGGCGGTTCTTCAAATATAGCCCATCGGTTTGGCGCACCGCCCCTATCCCAAGGCCCACAACACCGTACAATCGATTAACCCTAACCATTTTCAAATCCATGACACAAGCTACGGTTCCCCACAAAATTATTGGCGTCGCGGTTATCTGGAACGATGCTGGCAAAATCTTAATCGATCGCCGCAAGCCCGGTGGCAAGATGGGGGGTCTGTGGGAATTTCCTGGTGGCAAGGTAGAGCCTGGTGAGTCGATCGAGACCTGTGTGGCCCGTGAAGTCCAAGAAGAACTGGGCATCGAGATTGCTGTGGGCGATTCACTAATGGCGATCGAACATGACTATACGGATTTCAAAGTCACGCTAAATGTACATCACTGCCAGCATTTGAGTGGTGAACCGCAGATGATTGAGTGTGATGCGATCGAGTGGGTGACACCGGCGGAGTTGGATCAGTTTACTTTTCCGGAAGCAAATGGTGTGATTATCAAAGCGTTGCAGCAGCAGGCTTCACCCAACGGCTAATCCCCCGACTAATAACCCAGCAGGTTGCCGCAAGCTGTTACGATCGAAGACCCTAATTCTCTTCTTAACTGTCCTATGGTCAGCCAACCGATACCACCTAAGTCACTGCGGGTGATTGCCAAACCGAATACGATTCGCTGGGGCGCGGCTGATCCCATCAAGCGCGGGGCGATCGTTGGTACGGTCTCGAATCCCAAGCAGCGCAATGTTATTGGCACCCATGCTGGGGGCTATAGCGTGTACGAAGGACTGGCGGTGGCGAGTGGGCAGCTTGATCCACAGCATCAGCCGAATTTGCAGCATACGCAGCCGGTGGTGGCGATGCGTCCGAATGCGGCTTGGCGCAATCGTGAGCGGATTGTCACGCTTGATCCTTGGGGGGCAATGACGACGGAGGTATTTGCGCCGCTGTATGAGCAGGGCTATAACATTCGGCCGACGATCGCCATTACCCGTGCCACGCTGAATATGCCGGAGATTCAGCAGGCAGTGCAGTCGGGGCGGCTGGAGCCGGACGGCGAGATTTTGTTGGCGGATGGTGGTTTGCGGGTGACGAAGTTCGCGATCGAGCCGGTGTGGTATTTGCCGGGGATTGCTCAGCGGTTAAATGTGCGTGAGAAAGCATTGCGACGGGCGTTGCATGATCATACAGGGGGAATGTATCCGGAGCTGATTTCGCGGTTTGATCTGAAGGTGTTTTTGCCACCGATCGGGGGTGCAACGGTTTATCTCATGGGCGATCATGCGGCGATTGCTGAGCAGCCGGTGACGGTGCGAGTACATGATGAATGCAATGGTTCGGATGTGTTTGGCTCCGATATTTGCACTTGTCGTCCCTACCTGATTCACGGCTTGGAAGAATGTATCGAAACGGCACAGAGTGGTGGTGTAGGCCTTACGGTGTATACCCGTAAGGAAGGTCGGGCGCTGGGTGAAGTGACGAAATTCTTGGTGTATAACGCGCGGAAGCAAGTCGGTGACGAGGCTGAGGGCTACTTTGAGCGGACGGAATGTGTGGCCGGTGTGACGGATATGCGGTTTCAGGAGCTAATGCCGGATGTGCTGCATTGGTTGGGTGTGAAGCGGATTGATCGCTTAGTTTCCATGAGCGATATGAAATATGACGCGATCGTCGAGTCGGGGATTGAAGTGCTAAACCGGATTCCGATTCGCGCTGACTTAATCCCGGCGGATGCTTGGGTAGAGATTAATGCGAAGAAGGCAGCGGGTTACTACGATGGCTCAACAGACTAAAGCGAAGTTGGATTTTATTCATCCAGGTGAAATTTTGGCGCTTGATTTTTTAGAGCCGATGAAAATTACGGCTTACCAACTGAGTAAGTCGATCGGGATTCAGCAGACCCGCATTAGTGAAGTCATTGCGGATAAACGTGGGATTACAGCTGATACGGCACTGCGGTTGTCACGTTACTTCGGCAATAGTGCGCAGTTCTGGATGAATCTCCAAGTGCAATATGACTTGCGTATTGCCCAAGAGAAAAATGCTGATGTGTATGCGCAGATTTCTACAGTTTCTGTAGCTTAGGCTTGAACTCGTGTTCTGACGAGTTGGCGGAAGTTGATTTCGGCGGTGATTTCGTCGTTTAGGGCGACTTTGAGGAATTCGTAGAGGTCGGATTTTGTGACGATCGGAAAGGTTGGCGAGCGATCTTGCTCAACGTATTCACCCTCGGTCAATGTGAGAATCTGCCAGTTTTTACCATTGAAGCGCCAAAATTCGGGGACGCCCATTGCGGCGTAGAGCCGATTTTTATTCAAATCGGTGTGGGTGATGTCTACTTCTACGATCAGATCGGGTGCGGGGTCTTGGCTGAGGTTAATCTCATGGTCAGCCACTAGCGCATAGTTCTGAATGTAGTAGCCGTTATCGGGTTCAGCGCTGCGATCGAGTTCTTCACGATCGAGGGTTGTCGATCCCATCGTTTTGAGCTTTAGCCCCATTTCCATAACGAGAATTTGGATGAACCGCTCAATCATGCGGGCATAGCGTTCATGGAGTTCCAGAGCCTGTGTGATTTCGAGGGTGCCGTGGTCGTAGGTAAAGCGGGCGCGGGTATTTGGCGCGAGGAGCGTTTTAATCTGTTGGAAAGCTGACCAGTCGAGGTTATGGAAGGTGAGGCGTTTGTCGCCGATCGGTTTTGGACAGCTAGCCGTCATAGTTTGAGCACCTAGAATTAGAAGCTATAAGGCAATGTATTTATGAAATAAGTATCTAACAATTTCATGTTGGCTTAAAAACCAGATTACGATCTCTCCATTTTCCTCCGCAAGCTTAGATCTCTCATCTCCTATAGGTAGTCGTTTATCATTGAGTTTTTTGTCTGTAATGTATAGCTGAGCTGCTTTTTGATAAAACTCTTTTAGGTAATTATCGACGGAAATATCGAACATGAATATTGCTTCATCTATTTGAAGTGAAAGGTTACGAAGGTCTTCTAAACTGATACTCCCCTCGATAGCAATTTTTGACAGACACTGCTGTACTTTGCGATACATCTCTATTTTTCTGTCGTATACCTCGATTGGCAGTGGGTCTACTCGTCCTTCTTTCTGTTTAACCTTATTTTCTGTTCCTTCGTTAACAAAGTCTCTCCGCTGTTTTAGTAAAATTTCCTTTTCTTCGTCAGATGCCTCGTAAATCTTCTCACCATTGCCAAATCTAATAAGAACGGCGTGAATAGAAAACTCGCGTTTTGGAGTTTTCAGAGCCTTAGACAGGCGATGCATTTGATAAGTTGGTGGGATATGTATTACATAAATTCTTTTTCCCTTAATCGAATATTCTTTAATGTCAATATTAGGAATGCTTGGAGAGCAGTATGAGTTGACTCGCTCTAGGATTTCCTTACGTGTTGCGATTTCTTTTTCATCAATATTTCTTACGTCGCGGGTTCCTTGGGAATTCTTTTTGTTCGATATTCCTATTGCGAGGTATCCAGGTTCTCCAAAGTAGCCAATATTACCATTCGCTAGAGAGATAATATCTTTGACTAACTCGCCCCATTGTAATTGACGAGCCTTTTCCCAGCTTTTTCGATCTTCCTGATTTTCGGGTTTTATCTGATTAACTTTATAAAACTCTACTTTAAACTCTAATTTTGCGCTTTCGTCATACCCACAAATAGTTTCTTCTAACTTACAGATATCCATATCTAATTTGCTGAGACTTCAACTACTGCACCAACGATTTTAAAATCTGCACTACCTGCGGCAACTGACTCCGTTTGGGCGGCATCACCGACAAAACGGCTGATAAATCGAACCAGGTTTGGTTTTGCTCGGCCTGAAGTTTCACAAACCGAAATTCCTCACCATTCGTCACCAAACCAAATTTCGCCTGACCATCTTTTGGCGCAGACATCATATAGGTCAGCAACTGTGGCAAAGCGACCGATAACGAAAATGTCGAATTCTTTGCCTCTATCACGAGTACCCAAACTGTCTCATGCAAGATCAGCGTATCCATCCGTCCCTGAAGCACCTCACCCTCAGCTTCCAAGGCGATTTCCACACTAGCTTCTGTCCGAATCGTAAACCGTGAATCATACAACCCCGCCAAATCCAGCAGCGGCGAAATCATCAGCTTATCCACCGTGCCTTCTGGCAACGAACCCCGATTCCGATGCTCAACAAATCGCTGCTGAATATGTGCCAGTTGAGCCTGTTCTGGCCCAGTTAACTGTGGCAAATCTGACTGCCATTCTGGGAAAAAATCGGGTTCTGAGGCGTAGTCGATCGAAAACCGAGCCTGAACCTGGGCCATCGTCGTCATTGCTTTAGAAATGGCTAAGGTCTGAACCATAGAAATGCGGCCATTATCGGTGATTGACTCATTTTAGCAGAGGTCTTAATCCGGCCGTAGGCAGCGCTAGTTGATTTCAAGGATGCGGCAAGTTGTTTAAGGATTGTGGGGGAGTGGAAGCGGTATGATATATCTCCCACATAAACTGCATCTCGGCTAAAACTGTCATGGCACCCGAACTCCAAACCGCTATCGCCCAAACCAAACTTCAATGCCCCGAACTCCTCGCACCAGCGGGCAATTGGGAATGTGCGAAAGCGGCGATCGAAAATGGTGCTGACGCGATTTACTTTGGGCTCGATCGGTTCAACGCGCGGATGCGGGCCGAGAACTTTACCGAAGCCGATTTGCCCGACCTGATGGCATTCCTGCATCGGCGCGGGGTGAAGGGGTATGTGACGATGAATACGCTGATTTTCCCCAGCGAGTTGCCCGAAGCCGAGCAATATCTGCGCAGCATTATCAGTGCGGGGGTGGATGCGGCGATCGTCCAAGACGTGGGCATTTGTCGGCTGATTCGACACCTTTCACCAGACTTCCCGATCCATGCCTCAACCCAGATGACCGTCACCAGTACAGCGGGCGTAGAATTTGCCAAGGACCTAGACTGTCAGCTCGTGGTGCTCGCACGGGAAACTTCGCTCAAAGACATCAATCGGATTCAGCAGCAGACCGCCAAGCTCGATGTCACCCTACCGCTGGAAGTGTTTGTCCACGGGGCTTTATGTGTCGCTTACTCGGGACAATGTTTGACCGGCGAATCCTTGGGCGGCGG
This is a stretch of genomic DNA from Romeriopsis navalis LEGE 11480. It encodes these proteins:
- a CDS encoding GTP cyclohydrolase II, giving the protein MVSQPIPPKSLRVIAKPNTIRWGAADPIKRGAIVGTVSNPKQRNVIGTHAGGYSVYEGLAVASGQLDPQHQPNLQHTQPVVAMRPNAAWRNRERIVTLDPWGAMTTEVFAPLYEQGYNIRPTIAITRATLNMPEIQQAVQSGRLEPDGEILLADGGLRVTKFAIEPVWYLPGIAQRLNVREKALRRALHDHTGGMYPELISRFDLKVFLPPIGGATVYLMGDHAAIAEQPVTVRVHDECNGSDVFGSDICTCRPYLIHGLEECIETAQSGGVGLTVYTRKEGRALGEVTKFLVYNARKQVGDEAEGYFERTECVAGVTDMRFQELMPDVLHWLGVKRIDRLVSMSDMKYDAIVESGIEVLNRIPIRADLIPADAWVEINAKKAAGYYDGSTD
- a CDS encoding Uma2 family endonuclease, translated to MTASCPKPIGDKRLTFHNLDWSAFQQIKTLLAPNTRARFTYDHGTLEITQALELHERYARMIERFIQILVMEMGLKLKTMGSTTLDREELDRSAEPDNGYYIQNYALVADHEINLSQDPAPDLIVEVDITHTDLNKNRLYAAMGVPEFWRFNGKNWQILTLTEGEYVEQDRSPTFPIVTKSDLYEFLKVALNDEITAEINFRQLVRTRVQA
- a CDS encoding type I restriction endonuclease, which encodes MVQTLAISKAMTTMAQVQARFSIDYASEPDFFPEWQSDLPQLTGPEQAQLAHIQQRFVEHRNRGSLPEGTVDKLMISPLLDLAGLYDSRFTIRTEASVEIALEAEGEVLQGRMDTLILHETVWVLVIEAKNSTFSLSVALPQLLTYMMSAPKDGQAKFGLVTNGEEFRFVKLQAEQNQTWFDLSAVLSVMPPKRSQLPQVVQILKSLVQ
- a CDS encoding peptidase U32 family protein, encoding MAPELQTAIAQTKLQCPELLAPAGNWECAKAAIENGADAIYFGLDRFNARMRAENFTEADLPDLMAFLHRRGVKGYVTMNTLIFPSELPEAEQYLRSIISAGVDAAIVQDVGICRLIRHLSPDFPIHASTQMTVTSTAGVEFAKDLDCQLVVLARETSLKDINRIQQQTAKLDVTLPLEVFVHGALCVAYSGQCLTGESLGGG
- a CDS encoding AlbA family DNA-binding domain-containing protein, which translates into the protein MDICKLEETICGYDESAKLEFKVEFYKVNQIKPENQEDRKSWEKARQLQWGELVKDIISLANGNIGYFGEPGYLAIGISNKKNSQGTRDVRNIDEKEIATRKEILERVNSYCSPSIPNIDIKEYSIKGKRIYVIHIPPTYQMHRLSKALKTPKREFSIHAVLIRFGNGEKIYEASDEEKEILLKQRRDFVNEGTENKVKQKEGRVDPLPIEVYDRKIEMYRKVQQCLSKIAIEGSISLEDLRNLSLQIDEAIFMFDISVDNYLKEFYQKAAQLYITDKKLNDKRLPIGDERSKLAEENGEIVIWFLSQHEIVRYLFHKYIAL
- a CDS encoding Uma2 family endonuclease, whose protein sequence is MTVATDRPIQQSTDQLLTLQGEWAQFQLIRQGCEKTPGVRLFYFDGTIEILMPGQLHETFSRIISWMLGTFFLTQTDLDFTPTGSVTQERAGEASAQANESYCIGQLKPIPDLAIEIVFTSGHIDKLDRDKALGITEVWFWEDGTLKLYHLKNGDYAAIETSELPGLSNLDLDLFKRCVLIAETDARESMQVFSQTIGAFTA
- a CDS encoding HigA family addiction module antitoxin, whose product is MAQQTKAKLDFIHPGEILALDFLEPMKITAYQLSKSIGIQQTRISEVIADKRGITADTALRLSRYFGNSAQFWMNLQVQYDLRIAQEKNADVYAQISTVSVA
- the mutT gene encoding 8-oxo-dGTP diphosphatase MutT, which codes for MTQATVPHKIIGVAVIWNDAGKILIDRRKPGGKMGGLWEFPGGKVEPGESIETCVAREVQEELGIEIAVGDSLMAIEHDYTDFKVTLNVHHCQHLSGEPQMIECDAIEWVTPAELDQFTFPEANGVIIKALQQQASPNG